In Humulus lupulus chromosome 6, drHumLupu1.1, whole genome shotgun sequence, a single genomic region encodes these proteins:
- the LOC133782364 gene encoding ribonuclease 3-like protein 2 isoform X2, producing the protein MNSMDPALFYVGTTTTTTTATTHGSVKSCVEHRHAPVPPNWRPLTDDVAAIGAVERIVGYCFKNKRLLEDALTHSSVMDSTASYQRLEFLGDATLGLAVSNYVFLAYPGIDPGHLSLLRAANVSTEKLARVAVRHGLYRFVRRNAPALDEKIFRGLLEPMVTLEDLLQQPQPVTMLFELCQKHGKQVDIRHWRDESKNVASVYVDGKFVASGSSEHKEISKLNAAKLALCKLSKSMPNNDGLSQIMDGIRESFEIEGAKQKLHELCGKKKWPKPTFRMEKEEGPAHERTFVSSVQISTVNGVLFMMGDGKSRVRDAENSAASLMIRALQESEIL; encoded by the exons ATGAACAGCATGGATCCTGCTCTCTTCTACGTGgggaccaccaccaccaccaccacagcCACTACCCACGGTAGCGTCAAGAGCTGCGTGGAGCATCGGCACGCGCCGGTGCCGCCGAACTGGAGGCCTTTAACGGATGATGTGGCGGCGATTGGAGCAGTGGAGAGGATCGTCGGCTACTGCTTTAAGAACAAGAGGCTTCTAGAGGACGCTTTGACCCACTCGTCGGTGATGGACTCGACGGCATCGTACCAGCGGCTTGAGTTTCTAGGCGACGCCACGCTGGGACTGGCCGTCAGCAACTACGTCTTTCTCGCTTACCCTGGGATCGACCCCGGCCACCTCTCCTTGCTCCGCGCTGCCAATGTCAGTACGGAAAAGCTCGCACGTGTGGCCGTGCGACATGGCCTCTATCGCTTCGTTCGCCGTAACGCTCCAGCCCTTGACGAAAAG ATTTTCAGGGGTCTTTTGGAGCCAATGGTGACACTTGAAGACTTGCTGCAACAACCCCAACCAGTGACCATGTTGTTTGAGCTTTGCCAAAAGCATGGTAAGCAGGTTGATATAAGGCATTGGAGAGACGAGTCAAAAAATGTGGCTAGTGTGTATGTGGATGGAAAGTTTGTTGCGTCAGGTTCTTCCGAGCACAAGGAGATTTCTAAGCTAAATGCTGCTAAGTTAGCTTTGTGCAAGCTATCAAAATCAATGCCGAATAATGATGGATTGTCACAAATCATGGATGGTATTAGAGAGTCATTTGAGATAGAAGGTGCAAAACAGAAGCTACATGAACTTTGTGGCAAGAAGAAGTGGCCCAAACCGACTTTCAG AATGGAGAAAGAGGAAGGACCTGCACATGAAAGAACATTTGTATCCTCTGTTCAAATATCAACTGTAAATGGTGTACTATTTATGATGGGAGATGGAAAATCAAGAGTAAGAGATGCAGAAAATTCTGCAGCTTCTTTGATGATCCGTGCCTTGCAAGAATCTGAGATACTTTGA
- the LOC133782364 gene encoding ribonuclease 3-like protein 2 isoform X1, with protein sequence MNSMDPALFYVGTTTTTTTATTHGSVKSCVEHRHAPVPPNWRPLTDDVAAIGAVERIVGYCFKNKRLLEDALTHSSVMDSTASYQRLEFLGDATLGLAVSNYVFLAYPGIDPGHLSLLRAANVSTEKLARVAVRHGLYRFVRRNAPALDEKIREFSEAVSNEEDAVAHGGSIKAPKVLADIVESIAAAVYVDVNFDLQKLWVIFRGLLEPMVTLEDLLQQPQPVTMLFELCQKHGKQVDIRHWRDESKNVASVYVDGKFVASGSSEHKEISKLNAAKLALCKLSKSMPNNDGLSQIMDGIRESFEIEGAKQKLHELCGKKKWPKPTFRMEKEEGPAHERTFVSSVQISTVNGVLFMMGDGKSRVRDAENSAASLMIRALQESEIL encoded by the exons ATGAACAGCATGGATCCTGCTCTCTTCTACGTGgggaccaccaccaccaccaccacagcCACTACCCACGGTAGCGTCAAGAGCTGCGTGGAGCATCGGCACGCGCCGGTGCCGCCGAACTGGAGGCCTTTAACGGATGATGTGGCGGCGATTGGAGCAGTGGAGAGGATCGTCGGCTACTGCTTTAAGAACAAGAGGCTTCTAGAGGACGCTTTGACCCACTCGTCGGTGATGGACTCGACGGCATCGTACCAGCGGCTTGAGTTTCTAGGCGACGCCACGCTGGGACTGGCCGTCAGCAACTACGTCTTTCTCGCTTACCCTGGGATCGACCCCGGCCACCTCTCCTTGCTCCGCGCTGCCAATGTCAGTACGGAAAAGCTCGCACGTGTGGCCGTGCGACATGGCCTCTATCGCTTCGTTCGCCGTAACGCTCCAGCCCTTGACGAAAAG ATTAGGGAATTTTCTGAAGCTGTATCAAATGAAGAAGACGCAGTTGCACATGGTGGATCAATAAAAGCACCTAAAGTTCTTGCTGATATAGTAGAGTCTATAGCGGCTGCTGTATATGTAGATGTCAATTTTGATCTTCAAAAGCTCTGGGTG ATTTTCAGGGGTCTTTTGGAGCCAATGGTGACACTTGAAGACTTGCTGCAACAACCCCAACCAGTGACCATGTTGTTTGAGCTTTGCCAAAAGCATGGTAAGCAGGTTGATATAAGGCATTGGAGAGACGAGTCAAAAAATGTGGCTAGTGTGTATGTGGATGGAAAGTTTGTTGCGTCAGGTTCTTCCGAGCACAAGGAGATTTCTAAGCTAAATGCTGCTAAGTTAGCTTTGTGCAAGCTATCAAAATCAATGCCGAATAATGATGGATTGTCACAAATCATGGATGGTATTAGAGAGTCATTTGAGATAGAAGGTGCAAAACAGAAGCTACATGAACTTTGTGGCAAGAAGAAGTGGCCCAAACCGACTTTCAG AATGGAGAAAGAGGAAGGACCTGCACATGAAAGAACATTTGTATCCTCTGTTCAAATATCAACTGTAAATGGTGTACTATTTATGATGGGAGATGGAAAATCAAGAGTAAGAGATGCAGAAAATTCTGCAGCTTCTTTGATGATCCGTGCCTTGCAAGAATCTGAGATACTTTGA